Proteins from a genomic interval of Capsicum annuum cultivar UCD-10X-F1 chromosome 4, UCD10Xv1.1, whole genome shotgun sequence:
- the LOC107868182 gene encoding uncharacterized protein LOC107868182 yields MADIVKQILARPIQLADQVTKGADEANSFKQECTDIKLKTEKLSTLLRQAARASNDLYQRPTKRIIEDTEQVLEKALAIVVKCRANGLVKRVFTIIPAAAFRKMTSLLENSIGDVSWLLRVSADEHGDEYLGLPPIAANEPILCLIWEQIAILCTGSLDEKSDAAASLVSLARDNDRYGKLIIEEGGVGPLLKLLKEGKMEGQENAAKAIGLLGRDLESVEHMVNAGVCSAFAKILKEGPMKVQSVVAWAVAELASHYPKSQDLFQQHNIVRLLVSHLAFETVQEHSKYAIVSKATSLHAVVLASNNNSNVNTVNKANKDDVKTHVPHPLGTNKSNQMHNVITTTMSMKGLTKTPQENLVNGVNQALNQLSKINGNNSMMKQIHVNHQHHLNGVCSPGASNKGRENEDPATKAYMKVMAARALWKLAKGNSSIFHSITESRALLCFAVLLEKGTDDVKYNSAMAIMEITAVAEQDADLRRSAFKPNTTACKAVVDQLLRIIEKGDSDLLIPCINAIGNLARTFRATETRMISPLVKLLDEHEPGISREAALALTKFACSDNYLHKDHSKAIINAGGAKHLIQLVYFGEQKVQGPALLLLCYIALHVPDSEELAQAEVLTVLEWASKHAYLSQHEKVEKLLHEANSRLELYQSRGSRGFH; encoded by the exons ATGGCTGATATAGTGAAGCAGATTTTAGCGAGGCCAATACAACTAGCAGACCAAGTAACAAAAGGAGCAGATGAAGCAAATTCCTTCAAACAAGAATGCACAGACATCAAACTCAAGACAGAAAAGCTGTCAACATTGCTACGTCAAGCAGCACGAGCTAGCAACGATCTCTACCAACGTCCTACAAAACGTATCATTGAAGATACTGAACAGGTCCTCGAAAAAGCCTTAGCCATCGTAGTAAAATGCAGGGCTAACGGGCTAGTTAAACGAGTTTTCACTATCATTCCTGCTGCTGCATTCAGGAAAATGACTTCCTTATTGGAAAACTCGATTGGTGATGTATCGTGGCTGTTACGTGTTTCTGCAGATGAACATGGTGATGAGTACTTGGGACTGCCCCCGATCGCTGCTAATGAACCTATACTGTGTTTGATTTGGGAGCAGATCGCGATTCTGTGTACAGGATCGTTGGATGAGAAATCGGATGCTGCTGCTTCTTTGGTTTCGTTAGCTAGGGATAATGATCGGTATGGGAAGTTGATCATTGAAGAAG GAGGAGTAGGACCCTTGTTGAAATTATTGAAGGAAGGGAAAATGGAAGGTCAGGAGAATGCTGCCAAGGCGATTGGACTTCTTGGACGCGACCTTGAAAGTGTCGAACACATGGTAAATGCTGGAGTTTGTTCAGCGTTCGCCAAAATCCTCAAAGAAGGTCCGATGAAAGTTCAGTCAGTAGTGGCATGGGCAGTTGCTGAGCTCGCTTCACATTACCCGAAAAGCCAAGATCTTTTTCAGCAGCATAACATAGTCCGGTTACTGGTTAGTCATCTCGCGTTTGAGACTGTCCAAGAGCATAGCAAGTATGCCATTGTCAGCAAAGCCACTTCGCTTCACGCTGTTGTTTTGGCTAGTAATAACAATAGTAATGTGAACACTGTGAACAAGGCGAATAAGGATGATGTCAAGACTCATGTTCCACATCCTTTGGGAACTAATAAGTCCAATCAGATGCATAATGTGATTACCACTACTATGTCGATGAAGGGTCTAACTAAGACCCCTCAGGAGAATCTTGTTAATGGCGTGAACCAGGCGTTGAATCAGCTGAGCAAGATCAACGGAAACAACAGCATGATGAAGCAAATACATGTCAATCATCAGCACCATCTGAACGGTGTTTGTTCACCCGGGGCGAGTAATAAAGGAAGGGAAAATGAGGATCCTGCTACCAAGGCTTATATGAAGGTGATGGCTGCACGAGCATTATGGAAACTTGCCAAGGGAAATTCCTCAATTTTTCACAGCATTACTGAATCACGGGCGCTGCTTTGCTTCGCGGTACTCTTGGAGAAAGGAACGGATGATGTCAAGTACAATTCCGCTATGGCAATAATGGAAATCACAGCAGTGGCAGAACAAGATGCTGATTTGAGACGATCAGCGTTCAAGCCTAATACAACAGCCTGCAAAGCTGTCGTTGATCAACTGCTGAGAATTATCGAAAAAGGAGATTCTGATTTGCTTATTCCGTGTATCAATGCTATCGGAAATCTAGCTAGGACTTTTCGAGCAACAGAGACAAGGATGATTAGTCCATTAGTCAAGCTGCTTGACGAGCATGAACCAGGAATCTCCAGAGAAGCTGCTCTAGCCCTTACGAAATTTGCTTGTTCAGATAACTACCTTCACAAGGATCACTCCAAGGCCATCATAAACGCCGGAGGCGCAAAGCATTTGATTCAACTTGTTTACTTTGGTGAACAAAAAGTTCAAGGTCCTGCATTACTTCTACTTTGCTACATCGCATTGCACGTTCCTGATAGCGAAGAACTTGCTCAAGCCGAGGTACTGACAGTACTCGAATGGGCCTCGAAGCACGCCTACTTAAGCCAACACGAAAAGGTGGAGAAATTGTTACATGAAGCAAATAGCAGGCTGGAACTTTATCAGTCTAGAGGTTCGAGGGGATTTCATTGA